The proteins below come from a single Myxococcales bacterium genomic window:
- a CDS encoding glucose 1-dehydrogenase: MSAGVSLDGRVAVVTGASRGIGQAIAKSLVDAGAKVVCASRKIEGLQAVTSALGPNAHAIAAHTGRAADCDALIAAAVERFGQVDYLVNNAASNPYFGPLLETDAGAWDKTFEVNVKGYFWMIRAFVRHLRARGAESGAVVSVASVAGLESAPMMGAYGMTKAAVISMTKTLAYELGGSNIRVNAIAPGFVDTRFAAAIVQNESLLSEVVKKTPLGRVARPEEIAGGVVYLLSDAASYLTGHTLVIDGGMTVC; the protein is encoded by the coding sequence ATGTCGGCAGGTGTCTCCCTAGACGGAAGAGTAGCGGTCGTCACGGGCGCGAGCCGGGGCATCGGGCAGGCGATCGCCAAGTCGCTCGTGGACGCAGGCGCCAAGGTCGTGTGCGCGTCGCGCAAGATCGAGGGGCTCCAGGCCGTCACCAGCGCGCTTGGGCCGAACGCCCACGCGATCGCCGCTCACACGGGCCGAGCGGCCGACTGCGACGCCCTGATCGCCGCCGCCGTCGAGCGCTTCGGTCAGGTCGACTACCTCGTGAACAACGCGGCCTCCAACCCGTACTTCGGGCCCCTCCTCGAGACCGACGCCGGCGCGTGGGACAAGACCTTCGAGGTCAACGTGAAGGGCTATTTCTGGATGATCCGCGCGTTCGTGCGGCACCTCCGCGCGCGCGGCGCGGAGAGCGGCGCCGTGGTCAGCGTGGCCAGCGTGGCGGGCCTGGAGTCGGCCCCCATGATGGGCGCGTACGGCATGACCAAGGCCGCCGTCATCTCAATGACCAAGACCCTCGCGTACGAGCTCGGCGGCTCCAACATTCGCGTGAACGCCATCGCGCCTGGCTTCGTCGACACGCGCTTCGCGGCGGCCATCGTCCAGAACGAGAGCCTCCTCTCCGAGGTCGTGAAGAAGACCCCCCTCGGTCGGGTCGCCCGGCCCGAGGAGATCGCCGGAGGCGTCGTGTACCTCCTGAGTGACGCGGCGAGCTACCTGACGGGACACACGCTCGTCATCGACGGCGGAATGACGGTGTGTTGA
- a CDS encoding acyl carrier protein has product MANEGIEQGVRELLTRIGKLSPDFAADADIFRDLGVKSAQALDLLLSLEDEFGVQIPDDAFGDARTLSKIVALVEGLK; this is encoded by the coding sequence ATGGCGAACGAAGGCATCGAACAAGGCGTGCGCGAGCTGCTCACGCGGATCGGGAAGCTCTCCCCCGACTTCGCGGCCGACGCGGACATCTTCCGCGACCTCGGGGTGAAGTCGGCGCAGGCGCTCGACCTCTTGCTGTCGCTCGAGGACGAGTTCGGCGTGCAGATCCCTGACGACGCCTTCGGTGACGCGCGCACGCTGTCCAAAATCGTGGCGCTGGTCGAGGGCCTCAAGTGA
- a CDS encoding serine/threonine protein kinase: MQSGQVIVGKYRLNQLLGTGGMAEVWSATNVFTEREFAVKFMSPEVAKTPEHAARFLKEAKVSARVNHPNIIEIIDVGQSDDQQLFMVMELLSGVPLEVAMRRQTPRMTIPEFVFVMTEVASALAAAHRAGVVHRDLKPSNIYLHRDKNQAAVPKVLDFGVSKFLDDGAPNMALTMAGTVLGSPLYMSPEQARGDGDLDGRTDIFAFGAILFEGLSGLRPYDAANFNALIVKIATTAPRDIDDFAPDVPAPLRDVVKLCLEPDRNKRVAMFETVAEELIKILPDLEREPAHLPAPMTILSTDDPDATNALPIVRAGDRPTSVPPPAAQLAAPHFAAWQNPAANLSHTTAPTSIAPPAPRAAPQPAVYAMGAAAAAVILALLIVLVTVLRREPKIITVTGEPRTPASVPVVAPASAAPSSSIPMVNVDTLPMAAKPTIPLEKGRGRLIVSASPGWCVVTVDGVLKGPTPLPALDLSAGTHHLRCEAPGKKPKAVSLIITEAAAANYKFTLD; the protein is encoded by the coding sequence ATGCAGTCGGGCCAAGTCATCGTCGGTAAGTACCGCCTGAACCAGCTCCTGGGGACGGGCGGCATGGCCGAGGTGTGGTCCGCGACCAACGTCTTCACCGAGCGCGAGTTCGCGGTGAAGTTCATGAGCCCCGAGGTCGCCAAGACCCCCGAGCACGCGGCCCGCTTCCTGAAGGAGGCCAAGGTCTCCGCGCGGGTCAACCACCCGAACATCATCGAGATCATCGACGTCGGCCAGAGCGACGACCAGCAGCTCTTCATGGTGATGGAGCTGCTCTCGGGCGTGCCGCTCGAGGTGGCCATGCGGCGGCAGACCCCCCGCATGACGATCCCCGAGTTCGTCTTCGTGATGACGGAGGTGGCCTCGGCGCTCGCCGCGGCTCACCGCGCGGGTGTCGTCCACCGCGATCTGAAGCCGTCGAACATCTACCTCCACCGCGACAAGAACCAGGCGGCGGTCCCGAAGGTGCTCGACTTCGGCGTGAGCAAGTTCCTCGACGACGGCGCCCCCAACATGGCGCTCACCATGGCCGGCACCGTCCTCGGCTCGCCGCTGTACATGAGCCCCGAGCAAGCCCGCGGCGACGGCGACCTCGACGGCCGCACCGACATCTTCGCGTTCGGAGCCATCCTCTTCGAGGGCCTCAGCGGGCTGCGACCGTACGACGCCGCGAACTTCAACGCGCTCATCGTCAAGATCGCCACGACGGCGCCGCGCGACATCGACGACTTCGCGCCCGACGTCCCCGCGCCGCTCCGCGACGTGGTGAAGCTCTGCCTCGAGCCGGACCGGAACAAGCGCGTCGCCATGTTCGAGACGGTGGCCGAGGAGCTCATCAAGATCCTCCCAGATCTCGAGCGTGAGCCCGCCCACCTGCCCGCGCCGATGACCATCCTCTCGACCGACGATCCCGACGCCACGAACGCGCTGCCGATCGTCCGGGCGGGCGATCGTCCGACGTCGGTGCCGCCGCCCGCCGCCCAGCTGGCCGCCCCGCACTTCGCCGCGTGGCAGAACCCCGCCGCGAACCTCTCTCACACGACGGCCCCCACGTCCATCGCGCCCCCGGCGCCGCGCGCCGCGCCGCAGCCCGCCGTGTACGCGATGGGCGCCGCCGCCGCGGCGGTGATCCTCGCGTTGCTCATCGTCTTGGTCACGGTCCTTCGGCGCGAGCCCAAGATCATCACCGTGACCGGCGAGCCGCGGACCCCGGCGTCGGTGCCCGTGGTCGCTCCCGCCTCGGCCGCGCCCTCGTCGTCGATCCCGATGGTGAACGTCGACACGCTGCCGATGGCCGCCAAGCCCACGATTCCCTTGGAGAAAGGCCGCGGACGACTCATCGTCTCGGCGTCGCCGGGCTGGTGCGTCGTCACCGTCGACGGGGTGTTGAAGGGCCCGACCCCCCTCCCCGCCCTCGACCTCTCGGCCGGCACACACCACCTGCGCTGCGAGGCGCCTGGCAAGAAGCCAAAGGCCGTGAGCCTCATCATCACCGAGGCCGCGGCGGCGAACTACAAGTTCACGCTCGACTGA
- a CDS encoding DJ-1/PfpI family protein: MRWLYHALPRSQATALLADAASELAPATVESFVHASFLPQVEASARLYVPHDPVALLIDPRRVPHRVEVVSTPRGPMPHIHGAVPRDALVGALELGELSGQAADQVVGTRFAFVAFEGMTLLDLVGVLDPVSRIASMGFDPESTCEVVSGTLGTSVWEGAGARLSVAKVRPNLGGYDVVILPGGPGAHSLVRDTAFLRWLETYPPNRLAASVCTGSLLWAAAGRLRGKHATTHASALDALRGLGAQVSDTPPRLVADTGTLTAGGVTAGLDLGLELVRRVAGEATAAAIARQMELPAGFGA; encoded by the coding sequence ATGCGCTGGCTCTACCACGCCCTCCCTAGGTCCCAGGCGACCGCGCTCCTCGCGGACGCGGCCTCCGAGCTCGCCCCAGCCACGGTCGAAAGCTTCGTGCACGCGTCCTTCCTCCCGCAGGTCGAGGCGAGCGCGCGCCTCTACGTCCCCCACGATCCGGTGGCGCTGCTCATCGATCCCCGGCGCGTCCCGCACCGCGTCGAGGTGGTCTCCACGCCGCGCGGCCCGATGCCGCACATCCACGGCGCCGTACCACGCGACGCGCTGGTAGGCGCGCTCGAGCTCGGCGAGCTGAGCGGTCAGGCCGCCGATCAGGTCGTCGGCACGCGCTTCGCGTTCGTCGCGTTCGAGGGCATGACGCTCCTCGACCTCGTGGGCGTGCTCGACCCCGTCTCGCGCATCGCGAGCATGGGCTTCGACCCGGAGAGCACCTGCGAGGTCGTCTCGGGCACGCTCGGCACCTCGGTGTGGGAGGGCGCAGGCGCGCGCCTCTCGGTCGCCAAGGTGAGGCCCAACCTCGGCGGCTACGACGTGGTGATCCTGCCCGGCGGCCCGGGCGCACACTCGCTCGTGAGAGACACGGCGTTCTTGCGCTGGCTCGAGACCTATCCCCCGAACCGCCTCGCGGCCTCGGTGTGCACGGGCTCGTTGCTCTGGGCGGCGGCGGGGCGGCTGCGAGGCAAGCACGCGACCACCCACGCGAGCGCCCTCGACGCGCTGCGCGGGCTCGGCGCGCAGGTGAGCGACACGCCCCCACGCCTCGTGGCCGACACGGGCACGCTCACCGCCGGCGGCGTGACGGCCGGGCTCGACCTCGGCCTCGAGCTCGTGCGGCGCGTCGCGGGCGAGGCCACCGCGGCCGCGATCGCCCGCCAAATGGAGCTCCCGGCGGGGTTCGGCGCCTGA
- a CDS encoding acetyl-CoA carboxylase carboxyltransferase subunit alpha: MAAPHVLPFEKPIVELVARVRELRSLADADAKLLPELHRLEQKANRLARALFSELTPWQKVQLSRHPSRPYTLDYVAELFEDFVELAGDRLFANDAAIVGGLARFRGRSVVVVGQQKGRGAKENLKRNFGMPHPEGYRKAERLYELASRFGLPLLTFIDTPGAYPGIGAEERGQSEAIGSCLAAMSRARVPVIATIIGEGGSGGALALGVANRVHILEYGTYSVITPEGCASILWKDGTKAELAAERLRITAPDLLQLGVVDEIVSEPPGGAHQDPAGAARAVGDAIAASLAKLGMLTPHELVEQRYERFRALGAYSI; encoded by the coding sequence ATGGCGGCACCCCACGTCCTCCCGTTCGAGAAGCCCATCGTCGAGCTCGTCGCGCGCGTCCGAGAGCTGCGCTCGCTCGCCGACGCCGACGCCAAGCTCCTCCCCGAGCTCCATCGCCTCGAGCAGAAGGCCAACCGGCTCGCGCGGGCGCTCTTCTCCGAGCTCACGCCGTGGCAGAAGGTCCAGCTCTCGCGCCACCCGAGCCGCCCGTACACGCTCGACTACGTGGCCGAGCTCTTCGAGGATTTCGTGGAGCTCGCGGGCGACCGCCTCTTCGCCAACGACGCGGCGATCGTCGGCGGCCTCGCGCGCTTCCGCGGGCGGAGCGTCGTCGTCGTGGGCCAGCAAAAGGGCCGCGGCGCGAAGGAGAACCTGAAGCGCAACTTCGGCATGCCCCACCCCGAGGGCTACCGGAAGGCCGAGCGCCTCTACGAGCTCGCCTCGCGCTTCGGCCTGCCGCTCCTCACGTTCATCGACACGCCGGGCGCCTACCCGGGCATCGGCGCCGAGGAGCGCGGCCAGAGCGAGGCCATCGGCTCGTGCCTCGCCGCCATGTCGCGCGCCCGCGTCCCCGTCATCGCGACGATCATCGGCGAGGGCGGCTCCGGCGGCGCGCTCGCCCTCGGCGTGGCCAACCGTGTGCATATCCTCGAGTACGGGACCTACAGCGTGATCACCCCGGAAGGCTGCGCGTCGATCCTCTGGAAAGACGGCACGAAAGCCGAGCTCGCGGCGGAGCGCCTCCGCATCACGGCCCCCGACCTGCTCCAGCTCGGCGTCGTGGACGAGATCGTCTCGGAGCCTCCTGGCGGCGCGCATCAGGACCCGGCGGGCGCGGCGCGGGCCGTCGGCGACGCGATCGCCGCGAGCCTCGCGAAGCTCGGCATGCTCACCCCCCACGAGCTCGTCGAGCAACGCTACGAGCGCTTCCGCGCGCTCGGAGCTTACAGCATCTGA
- the serA gene encoding phosphoglycerate dehydrogenase, which yields MRGAMITPPIQTPLRVLLLESIHPSSHEVFRSEAITVETVATALKEEELIERLRGVQLLGIRSKTRITPRVIEAATDLIGVGAFCIGTNQIALASAERAGVPVFNAPFSNTRSVAELVISEVIALARQLFDRSREVHEGKWRKVATSCYEVRGKTLGIVGYGHIGSQVGVLAEALGMRVVSYDVRSTLPMGNNKSVDTLENLLRVADFVTLHVPETPQTQNLIGPNELALMKKGSYLLNLSRGTVVDIPALADALARKHLAGAAVDVYPEEPESNVDDFGSLLRGLSNVILTPHVGGSTEEAQEAIGREVGVALARFARHGSTVGAVNFPAVEVAPLRDGHRVLNVHRNVPGVLRDINKIVSDLDANIRAQVLATDNDVGYLVMDLDDKIAHEVNKDIAALPTSIKTRILF from the coding sequence ATGCGTGGCGCCATGATCACCCCGCCCATCCAGACGCCGCTCCGTGTCCTGCTCCTCGAGAGCATCCACCCGAGCTCGCACGAGGTGTTCCGCAGCGAGGCCATCACCGTGGAGACGGTCGCGACGGCGCTGAAAGAGGAAGAGCTCATCGAGCGGCTCCGCGGCGTCCAGCTCCTGGGCATTCGCTCGAAGACCCGCATCACGCCCCGCGTGATCGAGGCGGCCACCGACCTCATCGGCGTGGGGGCGTTCTGCATCGGCACGAACCAGATCGCCCTCGCGAGCGCCGAGCGCGCCGGCGTCCCCGTCTTCAACGCGCCGTTCAGCAACACCCGCAGCGTGGCCGAGCTCGTGATCTCCGAGGTCATCGCGCTCGCCCGGCAGCTCTTCGATCGCTCCCGCGAGGTGCACGAGGGCAAGTGGCGCAAGGTCGCCACGAGCTGCTACGAGGTGCGCGGCAAGACCCTCGGCATCGTCGGCTACGGGCACATCGGCTCGCAGGTGGGCGTCCTCGCCGAGGCGCTGGGCATGCGGGTCGTCAGCTACGACGTGCGCTCCACGCTCCCGATGGGCAACAACAAGTCGGTGGACACGCTGGAGAACCTGCTCCGCGTCGCCGACTTCGTGACGCTGCACGTGCCCGAGACCCCGCAGACCCAGAACCTCATCGGGCCGAACGAGCTCGCGCTCATGAAGAAGGGCTCCTACCTGCTGAACCTGAGCCGCGGCACCGTGGTCGACATCCCCGCGCTCGCCGACGCCCTCGCGCGCAAGCACCTCGCCGGCGCCGCGGTCGACGTGTACCCCGAGGAGCCCGAGTCGAACGTCGACGACTTCGGGAGCCTGCTCCGTGGGCTCTCGAACGTGATCCTCACGCCGCACGTGGGCGGCTCGACGGAGGAGGCCCAGGAGGCCATCGGCCGCGAGGTGGGCGTCGCCCTCGCGCGGTTCGCTCGCCACGGCTCCACCGTCGGCGCCGTGAACTTCCCCGCCGTCGAGGTCGCCCCCTTGCGCGACGGTCACCGCGTCCTCAACGTCCACCGCAACGTGCCCGGCGTGCTCCGCGACATCAACAAGATCGTCTCCGACCTCGACGCGAACATCCGCGCGCAGGTGCTCGCCACCGACAACGACGTCGGCTATCTCGTGATGGACCTCGACGACAAGATCGCCCACGAGGTCAACAAGGACATCGCGGCGCTCCCCACGAGCATCAAGACCCGCATCCTGTTCTGA
- a CDS encoding SDR family oxidoreductase — MTTTNATPFGFSSTAEEVTEGLSLAGKTVVVTGCNSGIGMETARVLALRGAHIIGTARTEEKALEAFRTLGIEGTPLACELSEPRSAAAAARALVAGGRKIDALVCNAGIMALPERELKHGHELQFLTNHLGHFTLVTRALPALAEGGRVVVVSSGAHMNPPDGGIAFDDLTLANAYLPWKAYGQSKLANILFARALAKRLPSGQTANALHPGVIKTNLTRHIGEAVFDSIDAKMMKTVPQGAATQTLLAAHPSLAGITGAYYADCKVKAPSAYAQDEALAERLWTESERIVDGLLRA, encoded by the coding sequence ATGACGACGACGAACGCGACCCCCTTCGGCTTCTCTTCGACCGCGGAGGAGGTGACGGAGGGCCTCTCTCTGGCCGGCAAGACCGTGGTCGTCACGGGCTGCAACTCGGGCATCGGCATGGAGACCGCCCGCGTGCTCGCGCTCCGTGGCGCGCACATCATCGGGACCGCCCGGACCGAAGAGAAGGCGCTCGAGGCCTTTCGCACACTCGGTATCGAAGGGACGCCGCTGGCCTGCGAGCTGTCGGAGCCTCGCTCGGCCGCCGCGGCCGCGCGGGCGCTCGTGGCCGGGGGGCGGAAGATCGACGCCCTCGTGTGCAACGCGGGCATCATGGCGTTGCCTGAGCGCGAGCTGAAGCACGGCCACGAGCTGCAGTTCCTCACGAACCACCTGGGGCACTTCACGCTCGTCACGCGCGCGCTGCCCGCGCTCGCCGAGGGGGGACGCGTCGTCGTCGTCTCGAGCGGCGCGCACATGAACCCGCCCGACGGGGGCATCGCCTTCGACGACCTCACGCTCGCCAACGCCTACCTCCCGTGGAAGGCCTACGGGCAGTCGAAGCTCGCGAACATTCTCTTCGCGCGCGCGCTCGCCAAGCGATTGCCCTCGGGCCAGACCGCCAACGCTCTTCATCCAGGCGTCATCAAGACGAACCTGACGCGGCACATCGGCGAGGCCGTGTTCGACAGCATCGACGCGAAGATGATGAAGACCGTGCCGCAGGGCGCGGCGACCCAGACGCTGCTCGCGGCGCACCCCTCCCTCGCAGGGATCACGGGCGCCTACTACGCCGACTGCAAGGTCAAGGCGCCGTCGGCGTACGCGCAAGACGAAGCGCTGGCGGAGCGGCTGTGGACCGAGAGCGAGCGAATCGTGGACGGCCTGCTGCGCGCGTGA